In one window of Vanessa atalanta chromosome 10, ilVanAtal1.2, whole genome shotgun sequence DNA:
- the LOC125066803 gene encoding cilia- and flagella-associated protein 157 codes for MAPKKDKGKGKEEETHKGGGGTFTEVERTFLELQVAECNRKIARLRTAVDEYEQRNEELQKAYDKLDEDRADIIAYLKKTLNLKNEENNELKEKVKGLEETREIETAQFKETVTDLERNFTIMKDQLTSENKLLAGKLNTLEEFRAIRDDLMKKFDKQEQAFKDQEMKYKRVIYDAEKKFVIGKDKLKKEMEARLLQLAQDFQDATELRIAASTHRVIRENIAINNELDSILSTQAKLADQNEKYKDSERAARVAMELAEEERDKAINKNVVQLKVIDQLTTAFQEIKTEKALYEKRNYDFETLQGKIQKLVKENENLSLQVRILEQNLHARMSDQNKALVETTKISKESAKFKRILKEAAIAIQAALKLDDWATKDPTREIMDRQVLLSHLLDLITQYREIQHAESSDSIASLGRVYEEGDLGFIPKPLQKKSASTTVVSVASKDSVKAEKGVSQATLSSSSIGSIKTIPSIKLVPPSTEPELTAKDSLPSFVTSTKSSVTSSEGEPEEIPESEMNIEQKIEASKLEIQKSILKDLQYSQMALQSQARISSEKNITSKTVILEEPQEKVEDETDTKEDLSVQEEDKLDDSEDHEAEGEAQEESAKEVE; via the coding sequence atggcACCGAAAAAAGACAAAGGCAAAGGAAAAGAGGAAGAAACCCACAAAGGTGGAGGAGGCACATTTACAGAAGTGGAGCGAACGTTTTTAGAACTACAAGTAGCAGAATGCAACAGAAAAATTGCAAGACTACGTACCGCAGTGGATGAATATGAACAACGCAATGAAGAGCTACAAAAGGCATACGATAAGCTCGATGAAGACAGAGCTGATATTATCGCCTACTTAAAGAAAACGTTAAACTTAAAGAATgaggaaaataatgaattaaaagaaaaagttaagGGGTTGGAGGAAACAAGAGAGATAGAAACGGCACAGTTCAAAGAAACGGTTACTGACTTGGAAAGAAACTTCACTATTATGAAAGATCAATTGACCTCAGAAAATAAATTGCTTGCtggaaaattaaatactttggaAGAATTTAGGGCTATACGAGATGATTTAATGAAGAAATTTGATAAACAAGAACAAGCGTTTAAAGATCAAGAAATGAAGTATAAGCGAGTTATTTATGATGCAGAAAAGAAGTTTGTTATTGGTAAAGATAAGCTGAAGAAAGAGATGGAAGCTCGGCTATTACAGTTGGCCCAAGATTTTCAAGATGCTACTGAGTTAAGAATAGCTGCATCAACACACAGAGTTATAAGGGaaaatatagcaataaataaCGAATTGGATAGTATTTTATCAACTCAAGCTAAATTAGCtgatcaaaatgaaaaatataaagatagtgAAAGAGCTGCTAGAGTAGCTATGGAGTTAGCAGAAGAGGAGAGagataaagcaataaataaaaacgttgtaCAACTCAAAGTTATCGATCAGTTAACTACTGCTTTTCAAGAAATTAAAACAGAAAAGGCtttatatgaaaaaagaaattatgACTTTGAAACATTACAAGGAAAAATTCAAAAGCTCgtcaaagaaaatgaaaatttatcctTGCAAGTTCGAATACTAGAGCAAAATTTGCATGCTCGTATGAGTGATCAAAATAAAGCATTAGTAGAAACAACGAAAATTTCAAAGGAAAGTGCCAAATTCAAACGAATATTAAAAGAAGCCGCAATTGCTATACAGGCAGCACTTAAGCTAGACGATTGGGCTACGAAAGATCCAACAAGAGAAATCATGGATAGACAAGTTTTATTATCACATTTGTTAGATTTGATAACGCAGTATCGCGAAATACAACACGCAGAATCATCTGACTCAATAGCATCTTTAGGAAGAGTTTATGAAGAAGGTGACTTAGGATTTATACCAAAACCCTTACAGAAAAAATCTGCTTCAACAACTGTTGTGTCAGTTGCTTCTAAAGATTCGGTTAAAGCTGAAAAAGGGGTGTCACAAGCAACTCTTTCTTCTTCATCAATTGGAAGTATTAAGACTATTCCTAGTATAAAACTGGTTCCACCTTCTACTGAACCTGAATTGACAGCAAAAGACAGTTTACCATCTTTTGTCACGTCGACAAAGTCTAGTGTGACTTCGAGTGAGGGTGAACCAGAGGAAATTCCTGAAAGTGAAATGAACATTGAACAAAAAATAGAAGCTAGTAAATTAGAAATacaaaaatcaattttgaaaGATTTACAATATTCTCAAATGGCTTTACAATCGCAAGCTCGTATCagtagtgaaaaaaatattacttcaaaAACAGTTATTTTAGAAGAACCTCAGGAAAAAGTAGAGGATGAAACTGATACGAAGGAGGATTTGAGTGTCCAAGAAGAAGATAAACTTGATGACAGCGAAGACCATGAAGCAGAGGGTGAAGCGCAAGAAGAATCTGCAAAAGAAGTAGAATAA
- the LOC125066802 gene encoding uncharacterized protein LOC125066802, which yields MRRAHYAALLRLLIVAGGACFVNPYTNEDRTDLSQVWLEIPTSLVALGGDVHVFVRGVTGTGALRVRLAREDDDGRTLLATMPLALDSESRMTLPCGYFSRGGIYYLEIVADKETFLDYDNATITSERVKRDLNEGGIMETGDSIVKSWKFDVLWPTANLDVTPEQIQTYPERQVTAILEFPKVVCTPVETSADYWLELLYCGHSSGGAVLCDGKNSSSHAHVLYSEQMYGFPGRRTMTLRCELFGQAGDYALTLRPAAAAGPQDSAVAFIKADWSEQFVLNVHGGSVFPCGEGVRVLFQYPECVLEGADRVRVFGRDSDRLRYVAERRVRRGQHTASFDCRLFSERYPEYCFVYVSQAVTGAVADVRMDCLPTLPLSDGGAGGWGEWSAWSACPAPAHCSTRTRSRHRFCDSPPPAYGAKFCEGQAVELAACECTARPWAGDSSMVVAEIGARCRCGCVLHLAPAARLLAGSARACPARSFWLLQAEEGLAVRLRFEAVKLPCTGQALRARDGDSLGSPLLASWDGPDSSAVADEVETTTDSGGVVEIAGGRHILVELRSGDTNERCAGGFLAHASQIEPIRNASAAWASVSGGAWWRGGGGARAAAAALAAFAALAALALAAHSAHRTRAYQRAADKESLTDSDACSASLELGGATTGSRSTLLSEVVGGGVSLRRLLPGRTRHTRLRDSDRTSEIMEPRDEEDQGTDVEADIGDNESVASAGSAISQATVTPENVSSSSAPAATGSESIAPSPLRRSHTVSNTHVPQITSPHQPSTSEAVTAEISTSITSVSERDSYSEKDRDSAWEKDRSVSRASSSISAATLTNGWYSPALSGVSSAKIRDNPKHNKETCNRRLLRSDLSLTSHPEMEIDYYDYEVNNAGSVPGSYLGMDPAFLVWIPPIEEGDIIREIDESKVPIYEEVVPKELRPDPGSNTESPDERPSSSTLKRNSDNRSNKSNESIKSIRKVMDRGSIIQPLNFSVSDLQNSPKLPKRNKRRKDEVTIPMKDLTLTMSPVKVHRRENRSEYDNSSTLKRVNDSREKDDTLKRTTDFNDIRFADENSESSNEIKFADDSPDSNRINEKYEVKA from the exons GCGGCGCTTGTTTTGTGAATCCATACACAAACGAAGATCGTACTGATCTCAGTCAAGTATGGCTGGAAATACCCACCAGCCTTGTAGCCCTTGGGGGAGACGTGCATGTATTCGTGCGCGGCGTGACCGGGACTGGCGCCTTGCGTGTACGCCTCGCGCGAGAAGACGACGACGGGAGAACCCTTTTGGCTACCATGCCTCTCGCACTAGACTCCGAGAGCCGCATGACTCTTCCTTGCGGATATTTCTCTAGAGGCGGCATATACTATCTCGAAATTGTTGCCGACAAAGAAACATTCCTCGATTACGACAATGCCACCATAACTAGTGAGAGAGTGAAGAGAGATTTAAATGAAGGTGGCATCATGGAAACCGGGGACAGTATCGTCAAGTCTTGGAAGTTTGATGTCCTTTGGCCGACTGCTAACTTAGATGTTACTCCGGAACAAATACAAACCTATCCAGAGAGACAGGTCACGGCGATTTTGGAGTTTCCGAAAGTGGTGTGCACACCAGTGGAAACTAGTGCTGATTATTGGTTAGAACTGTTGTACTGTGGACATTCTAGTGGCGGTGCGGTGTTGTGTGATGGAAAGAATAGTAGTTCTCATGCTCACGTGCTGTATTCAGAACAG ATGTACGGGTTCCCAGGACGGCGTACCATGACGTTACGGTGCGAACTATTTGGCCAAGCTGGGGACTATGCTTTGACATTACGACCTGCGGCAGCTGCTGGACCCCAGGATTCGGCGGTGGCATTTATTAAG gcGGACTGGTCTGAACAATTTGTTTTGAACGTGCACGGTGGATCCGTGTTTCCTTGTGGTGAAGGAGTACGGGTGCTGTTCCAATATCCAGAGTGCGTATTGGAAGGTGCTGATAGAGTAAGGGTGTTCGGACGTGATTCGGATAGACTGCGATATGTTGCCGAAAGAAGAGTTAGAAG GGGTCAGCACACTGCTTCCTTTGATTGCAGATTGTTTAGCGAAAGATATCCTGAATATTGCTTCGTCTATGTCTCCCAAGCCGTTACAGGTGCAGTTGCAGACGTGAGGATGGATTGCCTCCCGACTTTGCCTCTATCCG ACGGTGGTGCTGGTGGTTGGGGCGAGTGGTCCGCGTGGTCTGCTTGTCCTGCTCCTGCACATTGCTCGACGCGTACTCGTAGTCGTCATCGCTTTTGTGATAGCCCGCCGCCCGCCTATGGAGCCAAATTTTGTGAA gGTCAAGCTGTAGAATTAGCAGCTTGCGAGTGCACAGCACGTCCTTGGGCCGGTGATTCCTCCATGGTGGTGGCAGAAATAGGTGCCAGGTGTAGATGTGGATGTGTTCTACACCTCGCACCAGCTGCTAGACTCTTGGCTGGCTCAGCAAGAGCTTGCCCAGCAAGATCATTTTGGCTTCTGCAG gCGGAAGAAGGACTCGCGGTACGTTTGCGATTCGAAGCAGTAAAACTACCCTGTACAGGACAGGCGCTTCGGGCTAGGGATGGAGATTCTTTGGGTTCGCCGCTTTTGGCGTCGTGGGATGGGCCAGACAGTTCAGCTGTG GCAGATGAAGTGGAAACTACAACAGATAGCGGAGGTGTGGTTGAAATCGCAGGCGGAAGACACATCCTCGTCGAGCTGCGATCTGGAGACACGAACGAGCGTTGTGCTGGCGGTTTCTTAGCACACGCTTCTCAGATCG AACCAATCCGAAACGCGTCCGCTGCATGGGCGTCTGTGAGTGGTGGTGCTTGGTGGCGTGGAGGTGGCGGAGCGCGAGCCGCGGCCGCTGCTCTGGCAGCCTTCGCCGCTCTCGCCGCACTTGCTCTCGCAGCGCATTCCGCACATAGAACGAGGGCCTATCAGCGCGCTGCTGATAAGGAATCCCTCACTGATAGCGAtg CCTGTTCAGCCTCACTAGAGCTCGGTGGTGCCACCACTGGGTCACGAAGTACTTTACTGTCGGAAGTTGTGGGTGGTGGTGTCTCCTTACGCAGATTACTCCCAGGTAGAACTCGTCACACTAGACTCAGAGATTCTGATAGGACTTCAGAAATTATGGAACCAAG AGATGAAGAAGATCAAGGGACCGATGTAGAAGCAGATATTGGAGACAATGAGAGTGTAGCAAGCGCTGGTAGTGCAATTAGCCAAGCTACCGTTACCCCTGAAAATGTGTCATCTAGTAGTGCACCCGCTGCCACTGGTTCAGAAAGTATAGCTCCTTCACCATTACGCCGGTCACATACAGTTTCAAATACACATGTTCCgcag ATCACTTCACCTCATCAACCATCAACGAGTGAAGCGGTCACAGCTGAAATAAGCACAAGCATCACTAGCGTCAGCGAAAGAGACAGCTATAGTGAAAAAGACAGAGACAGTGCATGGGAAAAGGATAGAAGTGTAAGCAGAGCCTCGTCTTCAATATCTGCTGCTACTCTTACAAAT ggtTGGTACTCACCAGCGCTGAGTGGCGTTTCATCTGCTAAAATTCGTGACAACCCTAAGCATAATAAGGAAACCTGTAATAGAAGACTTCTACGTTCAGATTTGAGTCTGACCTCACACCCTGAGATGGAAATTGATTACTATGACTATGAAGTAAATAATGCTG GTTCTGTACCTGGTTCCTATTTAGGTATGGATCCAGCGTTTCTTGTTTGGATCCCACCAATAGAAGAAGGCGATATTATTAGAGAGATTGATGAGAGCAAAGTACCAATCTATGAG gAAGTGGTTCCGAAAGAATTGCGCCCAGATCCAGGTAGTAATACAGAATCGCCCGATGAAAGACCGTCATCAAGCACTTTGAAACGAAACTCCGATAACCGCTCAAACAAATCAAATGAATCTATAAAATCGATACGAAAAGTCATGGATAGGGGTAGCATCATACAACCTTTAAATTTCAGTGTTAGCGATTTGCAAAATTCTCCTAAATTAccgaaaagaaataaaagaaggAAGGACGAAGTAACGATACCGATGAAGGATTTAACACTCACAATGTCCCCTGTTAAAGTACACAGAAGAGAGAATAGATCTGAATACGATAATTCATCTACTCTTAAGCGTGTCAATGATTCAAGAGAAAAAGACGATACATTGAAAAGAACTACAGATTTTAACGACATTAGATTCGCGGATGAAAACTCTGAATCttcaaa